In the genome of Streptomyces sp. Q6, the window GGCCCGCTTGGCGATGTCGTCGAGGGAGGCCTCGGCGCCCTTCTCGGCGAACGCCAACCCGGCTTCCTGGACGAGCCGTTCGTAGTTGCGCCGCGCGTCGGCCCGCTTCGGCTTCGCCGGGCGGCCCGCTCCCACCTGGGTCATTCACCACTCCTGCCAGAACGCCTTGCACAACCGGGGACGGTCTCCGTATGTTATCCGGAGCTAAACGGAGACAGTCCCCGCTTCATCTCGCGGGCAGTCCGGGCTGCCCGCGCGTTCCCTCAACCCGCCGTCCTCGTACGGGAGTCGAGCATGTCCTCCGCACCGCCCGCCACCGAGTCCGCCTCGGCCTCACGGCGCACCGTAGCGCGCCCCGGCACCGTCCTCACCCTCATCGTGACCGCGTATCTGATGGTCGGCCTCGACGCCACCGTCGTGAACGTGGCCCTGCCCGACATCCGGCGCACCCTGCACTTCTCGCCGACCGGCCTGTCCTGGGTCCTCAACGCCTACACCCTCGCCTTCGGCGGCCTGCTCCTGCTGGGCGGCCGGATCGGCGACATCGTCGGGCGGCGCAGGGCGCTCACCATCGGCGTCCTGCTCTTCGCCGCCGCCTCCCTGGCCGGCGGGCTCGCCGCCGACAGCGGGCCGTTGCTCGCCGCGCGAGCCGTGCAGGGCGCCGGCGCCGCACTCATCGCGCCCAGCACCCTCGCCCTGATCACCACGCACTTCGCCGAGGGACCCGCCCGGCACCGGGCCCTCGCCGTCTACTCCTCGATGGCCGGGATCGGCGCCTCCATCGGGCTCGTCGTGGGCGGCGCGCTCACCGACCTCGCGTCCTGGCGCTGGGCGCTGCTCGTCAACGTACCGATCGGCGTCGCCCTGGCCGCGGCCCTGCCCCGCGCGGTCCGCGAGACGCCCCGCCACACCGGGCGGTTCGACGCGGTGGGAGCAATCACCGGCACCGCGGGGATGTTCCTCCTCGTCTACGCCTTCATCCGGGTCTCCGACAGCGGCTGGTCCGACACCCGCGCACTCACCTGCTTCGCCTCGGCGGCCGCGCTGCTCGTCGGCTTCCTCCGCGTCGAGTCGCGCGCCCGGCAGCCCATCGCGCCGCTCACCCTCTTCCGCGACCGGGGCAGGGCGGCCGCCTACGCGGTGATCCTGCTGCTGCCCGCGGGGAACTTCGGCGCCTTCTACTTCCTCACCCTGTACGTCCAACAGGTCCTGGACTACAGCCCGTTGCGGGCGGGGTTCGCCTTCATGCCGCTGACGGCCGGTGTGTTCGCGACGGTGCGCGTCGTGCCACGGCTGCTCGCCCGCTTCGGCGCGAAGCCGCTGCTGCTCACCGGTTCACTCCTGATGGTGGCCGCCGGCGGCTGGCTCTCCCGGCTCGACCTCGGGGACGGCTACGCGACCGGGCTGCTCGGCCCGATGCTGCTGCTCGGTGTGGGCGTCGGCCTGAGCTTCATGCCGCTGAACGCGACGATCCTGGCGGGCGTCACCCCGCGCGAGGCGGGCGCGGCCTCGGGCCTGCTGCAGACCTTCCAGTGGCTCGGCGGCACGCTGGGCCTCGCGGTGCTGGTCACGGTGTACGGCACGGCGACGCGCGGCGCGCACGGCTCGGCGGACGCCGTCCTGGTGCATGGCGCGACGAGGGCCTTCGAGGTGGGAGCCGGGATCGCCGTGATCGCACTCGCCGTGATCGTGACGGTGCTGCGGGGCTACAGGTCCCGGACCAGCGAGTAGCGGCGCGGAACGTGCCGCCGGTGGCGCATACCGGGCAGCACCCGCCGCGCCACCTCCGGCACCTCACCTGGCGCGTTCTTCTCACCAGCTCTGCCAAATGGTCCGCCTTGGGGCTGATTCGCAACTTCAGGATGTCGGACAGCCGGATCAAGGCGGTGGCCCGTGAGACCTCGACGCGACAGAGCGGGCGCCTGTGGACGATCGCATATCCGGCCTTCGAAACGCGAGCACGCTCCCCCATCCTTCGACACTCACGGATCAGACACGGATCAGACTCACGACCCCGAACTCGAGCAGCATGTCGGAAACCTGCCGCGCCAATTCACAGGATTCCGTCGCGTATTCGACAGAGCCGTGCACGGTCCCCTTGGCGTTGACACGACGACGCCCACAGCCGTCGGTATCGATGAGCCCAGCCAGGCCCCCAGCCATAAATTCCTGGCTGAACCGGGCTTCAGGGCCTAGGCAGTCCTGGTCTCCCCTGCCTGTCCGACATCCCGTGGCACGCACACACGCACACACGCCATTCACTCCCGGAATGTGCAGCGGAAACTCGCACGAAGCGCACTCGAAAGGAGCTTCCCTCCCTCGGATAAGGGCGCACCACGGTGTGATGCATGGTATTTGCGGCCAACTCGGGCAGAGTTCGCGGCGTGAACCTGCACAAAGACGAGAACCCCGGCCAACATCCGCACCATGAACTCCAACTCGACGACCCGCTCACCGCGGAAGGCGTTGCCGACGCCGGCGACCTCGGCTATGCCAAGTCCCTGAAACCACGCCACATCAGCATGATCGCGATCGGTGGCGCGATCGGCACCGGACTCTTCCTCGGCGCGGGCGGCAACCTCGCCAAGGCGGGCCCCGCCCTCGCGTTCGCCTACGCCATCTGTGGCATGTTCGCGTTCTTCGTGGTGCGGGCGCTGGGCGAACTCGTCGTGCACCGGCCGTCGTCCGGTTCGTTCGTGTCGTACGCGCGGGAGTTCCTCGGCGAGCGGGGTGCGTTCATCGCCGGGTGGATGTACGTCCTGAACTGGTCGACCGCCGGGATGGCCGACATCACGGCGGTGGCGCTGTACGTGCACTACTGGTCGATGTTCACGTCGATCCCGCAGTGGGTGCTCGCGGCGATCGCGCTGGCGGTCGTGCTGACCGTGAACCTGATCTCCGTGAAGACCTTCGGTGAGATGGAGTTCTGGTTCGCCATCGTCAAGGTGGCCGCGCTGGTGCTGTTCCTGCTGATCGGCATCTTCTTCCTGGCCACGGGCCGCGAGGTGGACGGCAACGACCCGGGCTTCTCGCTGATCAGTGACAACGGCGGCTTCTTCCCGCTGGGCGTGCTGCCGGTCGTCCTGATCACGCAGACGGTCGTGTTCGCGTACGCGGCGGTCGAGATGGTCGGGGTGACGGCGGGCGAGACCGAGAACCCGGAGGTGCTCGTCCCGAAGGCCGTGAACTCGATCATGTGGCGGGTCGGCATCTTCTACGTCGGCTCGGTCGTGATGCTGACGCTGCTGCTGCCGTGGTCGGCGTACTCGGCGGACCAGAGCCCGTTCGTGACGGTCCTGTCGAAGATCGGCGTGCCGTCGGCCGGCGGCATCATGAACCTGGTGGTGCTGACCGCGGCGATGTCGTCGCTCAACTCCGGCCTCTACACGACCGGGCGCATCCTGCGTTCGATGTCGATGGCGGGCTCGGCGCCGTCGTTCACGGCGCGGATGAGCGGCAGCCATGTCCCGTACGGCGGCATCCTGCTGACGGCGACGGCGGCGCTGTTCGGTGTCGCGCTGAACGCGTGGCTGCCGGAGGACGCGTTCGCGATCGTCACGAACATCTCCTCGCTGGGCGTCATCTCCACCTGGTGCATGATCATGCTCTGTCACCTGGTGTTCGTGCGCCGCTCCAAGGAGGGCCTGGTGCACCGGCCGTCGTTCCGGCTGTGGTGGTCGCCGTGGATCGAGCTGATCACGATCGCGTTCCTGCTCGGCGTGATCGTGATGATGTGGTTCGACAAGGACGGCGCGGGCCGCGACACCGTGCTGATGCTCATCCCGATCGCGCTGTGTCTGACGGGCGGCTGGTACGCGGTGCGCGGGCGGGTCCACCGCATCGCCGACGAGCAGGAGGCTCCGCCGGTGGACCCGCTGCAGTAGCCCTACTTCTGGCGCTTCCAGGGCCCGGTGATCGCGAGCATGATGCCGGGGGTCTGGATGTTGGCGAACAGGGTGCGGCCGTCGGGCGAGAAGGTCACGCCCGTGAACTCGCTGTACTCCGGCTCCTCCGCGGTGCCGATGTTCAGCTCGTTGCGGGCGATCGGGTACGTGCGCCCGCCGTCGGTCGCGCCGAACAGGTGCTGGACGCCCTCGCCGTCCTCGGCGATGACGAGTCCGCCGTACGGCGAGACGGTGATGTTGTCCGGTCCGTCGAGGGCGCCGTCGACCGACGGGTCCGGGTTCACGCCGAGCAGCACCTTCAGGGTGAGGGTGCGGCGCTTGGGGTCGTAGAACCAGACCTGTCCGTCGTGCTGGACGGGGCTCTCGGCACGGGCGAACGAGGCGACGATGTACGCGCCGCCGTCACCCCACCACATGCCCTCCAGCTTGCGGGCGCGGGTGATCTCGCCCTCCGCGAACTGCTTGCGCACGGAGACCGTCCTGGCGCCGCGGTCCGGCACCTCGATCCAGTCGACGCCGTACACGGTGCCGATCTTCGTGGCGCGCGAGAGGTCGTCGACGAACCGGCCGCCGGAGTCGAAGCACTTGAACGCCTCGTACGTGCCGGCGTCGTCGGCGAGGGTGCGGAGCTTGCCGCGGCCGTGCTCGAAGCCGCGCGGCGGGGTCCAGCGGTAGAGCAGGCCGTTGGGGCCCGACGCGTCCTCGGTCAGGTACAGGTGACCGCGCTTGGGGTCGACGACGACGGCCTCGTGGGCGTAGCGGCCGAGCGCCTTGATGGGCTTCGGCGCGCGGTTGGCGCGACGGTCGTACGGGTCGACCTCGAAGACGTAGCCGTGGTCCTTGGTGAAGCCGTTCTTGCCGGCCTTGTCCTCGGTCTCCTCGCAGGTCAGCCAGGTGCCCCAGGGGGTGTTGCCGCCGGCGCAATTGGTGGCGGTGCCGGCGATGCCGACCCACTCCGCGACCTCGCCGCCACGGCGCACCTCGACGACGGTGCAGCCGCCGGCCGCCATCGGGTCGTAGACGAGGCCCTCGGTGAGCGGCACCGGGTGCGGCCAGTTGGCGCGGGCGCCGGCCAACTCGTGGTTGTTGACGAGCAGGGTGGTGCCGCGCGGGCCCTCGAAGGTGGAGGTGCCGTCGTGGTTGGACGGGGTGAACTCGCCCGACTCCAGCTTGGTCCTGCCGCAGTACGTGATGACCTTGTACGAGAAGCCCTTGGGCAGCGCGAGGATGCCGGCGGGGTCGGACACCAGCGGTCCGTAGCCGACGCCGGGCCGGTGGCCCTTGCCCTCGGCGTGCGCGTCGGCGGTGGCGCTGTCGTCGGTGGCCGCGAGGGCGCCCGGCGCGGTGGCGAGGGCGCCGACGGAGCCGGCCAGGGCGACTCCCGCGCCGGTGGCGGCGGAGCGTCTGGCGAAGTCCCTGCGAGTGAGCGGCATGGTGGCTGTCTCCCGGTTGAGGTGAAGGCGGTGCGGGGGGCTGACCCTGTTTTCGGCCACACGTTCTCTCTCGCTCCTGAACGGCGGTTGAACACCGTCCGACGCCCGGGGGCCCGATTCCATGACTTCCGTGAACCTTCTCCCGGACGAACCGGGGAAGAATCTTCGTGAAGAAGGTCAACAAGGGCAGCTCGGAAGGAAACCCAAGATTTCACGCAGAACGACTTGACCGCCCTGGCCCGCGGCAATAGACAGAGTCCTACCTGCATCACCGCATCACCCGACGAGGGGGTGGCGAACCGCGTGGACGTACACCGGGCGCGCACCCTCCATGAGAGCCGGCTCATGGAGCTGGCCAATGTCACCGGGGTCGGCACGGGACGGGACGAGCACTCGGGGGCGGACGTGATCGTCGTCTTCGTCTCCCGGAAGGTGCCCCGCGACCGGCTCCGCGCGCAAGACGTGGTTCCCGAGGAACTCGACGGGGTACCGGTGCGCGTTCTCGCGATCGGTGAAGTCCGCGCCCAGGACGACCCGTTGGACTCATAGGCCCGGCCGGACCCGCGGGTTGTGAGGGGACCCCCACAGTCAGGGGAAGAGGTGGTCTGGCGTGAGCCAACCCGAATTGATGCGAGGACCCGCCGGAGGGCAGCTCAGCGACAGCTCCCGCCGGCAGGCGACCAGCGACTTCCTGCGGCGCGAGTCGCCGCTGGCCAACGTGGTCGGCTACGGCCACGGCGTGAAATGGGTGAACGGGGAGCCCACCGGCGAGCAGGCCGTCGTCGTCTTCGTCACCCAGAAGCTGCCGGAATCGATGCTCCCCGAACGGGATGTGATTCCGCGTCAGATGGACGACGGCACCCCCACCGACATCGTGGCCGTCGGCCAGATCTCCGCCCAGCGGCGGCAGACCCGGCCCTCCTCGGGCCGCCCCGAGGAATCGCGCGGTCTCTCCTACGGCCCCGACGGCGGCAGCGCCCAGCAGCTGGCCGGCCTCGGCCAGCCCCTCGTGGAGGACTTCGGCGGCGCCCCGTCCTTCGAGCCGCAGGTCCTCAACCACCGGATGCGGCCGTGCCCTTCGGGCTTCTCGGTCGGCAACGTGGCCATCACCGCGGGCACCCTCGGCAGCGTGGTCTACGACTTCC includes:
- a CDS encoding MFS transporter gives rise to the protein MSSAPPATESASASRRTVARPGTVLTLIVTAYLMVGLDATVVNVALPDIRRTLHFSPTGLSWVLNAYTLAFGGLLLLGGRIGDIVGRRRALTIGVLLFAAASLAGGLAADSGPLLAARAVQGAGAALIAPSTLALITTHFAEGPARHRALAVYSSMAGIGASIGLVVGGALTDLASWRWALLVNVPIGVALAAALPRAVRETPRHTGRFDAVGAITGTAGMFLLVYAFIRVSDSGWSDTRALTCFASAAALLVGFLRVESRARQPIAPLTLFRDRGRAAAYAVILLLPAGNFGAFYFLTLYVQQVLDYSPLRAGFAFMPLTAGVFATVRVVPRLLARFGAKPLLLTGSLLMVAAGGWLSRLDLGDGYATGLLGPMLLLGVGVGLSFMPLNATILAGVTPREAGAASGLLQTFQWLGGTLGLAVLVTVYGTATRGAHGSADAVLVHGATRAFEVGAGIAVIALAVIVTVLRGYRSRTSE
- a CDS encoding LAGLIDADG family homing endonuclease, producing MAGGLAGLIDTDGCGRRRVNAKGTVHGSVEYATESCELARQVSDMLLEFGVVSLIRV
- a CDS encoding amino acid permease, giving the protein MNLHKDENPGQHPHHELQLDDPLTAEGVADAGDLGYAKSLKPRHISMIAIGGAIGTGLFLGAGGNLAKAGPALAFAYAICGMFAFFVVRALGELVVHRPSSGSFVSYAREFLGERGAFIAGWMYVLNWSTAGMADITAVALYVHYWSMFTSIPQWVLAAIALAVVLTVNLISVKTFGEMEFWFAIVKVAALVLFLLIGIFFLATGREVDGNDPGFSLISDNGGFFPLGVLPVVLITQTVVFAYAAVEMVGVTAGETENPEVLVPKAVNSIMWRVGIFYVGSVVMLTLLLPWSAYSADQSPFVTVLSKIGVPSAGGIMNLVVLTAAMSSLNSGLYTTGRILRSMSMAGSAPSFTARMSGSHVPYGGILLTATAALFGVALNAWLPEDAFAIVTNISSLGVISTWCMIMLCHLVFVRRSKEGLVHRPSFRLWWSPWIELITIAFLLGVIVMMWFDKDGAGRDTVLMLIPIALCLTGGWYAVRGRVHRIADEQEAPPVDPLQ
- a CDS encoding alkaline phosphatase PhoX — its product is MPLTRRDFARRSAATGAGVALAGSVGALATAPGALAATDDSATADAHAEGKGHRPGVGYGPLVSDPAGILALPKGFSYKVITYCGRTKLESGEFTPSNHDGTSTFEGPRGTTLLVNNHELAGARANWPHPVPLTEGLVYDPMAAGGCTVVEVRRGGEVAEWVGIAGTATNCAGGNTPWGTWLTCEETEDKAGKNGFTKDHGYVFEVDPYDRRANRAPKPIKALGRYAHEAVVVDPKRGHLYLTEDASGPNGLLYRWTPPRGFEHGRGKLRTLADDAGTYEAFKCFDSGGRFVDDLSRATKIGTVYGVDWIEVPDRGARTVSVRKQFAEGEITRARKLEGMWWGDGGAYIVASFARAESPVQHDGQVWFYDPKRRTLTLKVLLGVNPDPSVDGALDGPDNITVSPYGGLVIAEDGEGVQHLFGATDGGRTYPIARNELNIGTAEEPEYSEFTGVTFSPDGRTLFANIQTPGIMLAITGPWKRQK